From one Gossypium hirsutum isolate 1008001.06 chromosome D08, Gossypium_hirsutum_v2.1, whole genome shotgun sequence genomic stretch:
- the LOC107910618 gene encoding boron transporter 1 → MEETFVPLRGIKNDLRGRLMCYKQDWTGGFKAGFRILAPTTYIFFASAIPVISFGEQLERNTDGVLTAVQTLASTALCGIIHSIIGGQPLLILGVAEPTVIMYTFMFNFVKDVPDLGRDLFLAWSGWVCVWTAALLFLLSILGACSIINRFTRVAGELFGLLIAMLFMQQAIKGIVEEFRIPQHENSKLTEFTPAWRFANGMFALVLSFGLLFSALRSRKARSWRYGTGWLRSFIADYGVPFMVLVWTAASYIPSASVPKGVPRRLFSPNPWSPGAYENWTVIKDMLNVPVVYIIGAFIPATMIAVLYYFDHSVASQLAQQKEFNLRKPSCYHYDLLLLGFLTLLCGLIGIPPANGVIPQSPMHTKSLATLKHQLLRNRLVATARKCIRKNASLGQLYGNMQEAYQQMQTPLVYQEPSARGLHELKESTVQAATCTGNIDAPIDETLFDIEKEIDDLLPVEVKEQRLSNLLQATMVGGCVAAMPILKMIPTSVLWGYFAFMAIESLPGNQFWERILLLFTAPSRRYKVLEQQHATFVETVPFKTIAMFTIFQTAYLLVCFGLTWIPIAGVMFPLMIMLLVPVRQYVLPKFFKGAHLYDLDAAEYEEAPALPYNLATETELGQGAAYAGESEILDEVITRSRGEFRHTCSPKITSSSATPANGPRSHQSPRLSCNSPRLSELKGERSPRASGNGSHSPRTGELKPSNLGKSPLNRGSN, encoded by the exons ATGGAGGAGACCTTTGTGCCTTTACGAGGCATCAAAAATGACCTCAGAGGCAGATTGATGTGTTACAAACAAGACTGGACTGGTGGCTTTAAAGCAGGCTTcag GATTCTGGCTCCCACCACTTACATTTTCTTCGCCTCTGCCATTCCCGTCATttcatttggtgaacaactcgaGAGAAATACCG ATGGAGTGCTCACAGCAGTTCAAACCTTAGCATCTACAGCACTTTGTGGGATCATACACTCGATAATCGGAGGTCAACCTTTGCTGATACTAGGAGTTGCTGAGCCAACTGTCATCATGTATACATTCATGTTCAACTTTGTCAAAGACGTACCTGATTTGGGTCGGGACCTATTTCTAGCTTGGTCTGGATG GGTATGTGTGTGGACTGCAGCCTTGCTGTTCTTACTGTCTATCTTGGGAGCATGTTCCATTATCAACAGGTTTACCCGTGTGGCAGGCGAATTGTTCGGTCTGCTTATAGCTATGCTGTTTATGCAGCAAGCTATCAAA GGCATTGTGGAAGAGTTCCGAATTCCACAACACGAAAATTCCAAACTCACAGAGTTTACACCTGCATGGAGGTTTGCCAATGGGATGTTTGCTCTGGTTTTGTCATTTGGCCTTCTTTTTTCGGCATTAAGAAGCCGAAAAGCAAGGTCTTGGCGCTACGGGACTG GTTGGCTTAGAAGCTTTATAGCAGACTATGGTGTGCCATTTATGGTACTTGTGTGGACAGCAGCGTCTTACATACCATCCGCAAGTGTTCCGAAAGGAGTCCCACGTCGTCTCTTCAGCCCGAATCCCTGGTCCCCTGGTGCTTATGAAAATTGGACAGTTATCAAG GACATGCTAAATGTTCCAGTTGTGTATATCATTGGAGCTTTCATTCCAGCCACAATGATTGCAGTGCTTTATTACTTTGACCATAGCGTAGCATCTCAGCTTGCTCAGCAGAAAGAGTTTAATTTGAGAAAACCATCTTGTTACCATTATGACTTACTTCTTTTGGGATTCTTG ACATTGTTATGTGGTCTGATCGGCATCCCTCCGGCAAATGGGGTCATTCCACAATCACCGATGCATACCAAGAGCTTGGCTACCCTCAAACATCAA CTGCTTCGTAATCGACTGGTTGCAACAGCACGCAAATGTATAAGAAAGAATGCTAGCTTGGGACAATTATATGGAAATATGCAAGAAGCCTATCAGCAAATGCAGACCCCTTTAGTTTACCAGGAGCCTTCAGCTAGA GGACTACATGAACTAAAAGAATCAACCGTTCAAGCTGCTACGTGTACAGGCAACATCGATGCCCCTATTGACGAAACTTTGTTTGATATCGAGAAAGAGATTGATGATCTATTGCCTGTTGAAGTAAAAGAACAGCGTCTCAGCAACTTGCTTCAAGCCACCATGGTAGGAGGATGTGTTGCAGCAATGCCTATCCTTAAAATGATCCCGACTTCAGTCCTCTGGGGCTACTTCGCATTCATGGCTATCGAAAGCTTACCGGGTAACCAATTTTGGGAAAGGATCTTATTGCTCTTCACTGCACCAAGCAGAAGATACAA GGTCCTTGAGCAGCAACATGCAACCTTTGTGGAAACTGTTCCATTCAAGACTATTGCAATGTTCACCATTTTCCAAACGGCGTATCTGCTCGTATGTTTCGGTCTAACCTGGATTCCGATCGCCGGGGTTATGTTTCCTTTGATGATCATGCTTTTAGTACCAGTAAGACAATACGTCCTGCCCAAGTTTTTCAAAGGGGCGCATCTTTATGACTTGGATGCCGCAGAGTATGAAGAGGCACCCGCTTTGCCATATAATCTTGCCACA GAGACAGAGCTGGGACAAGGAGCAGCCTATGCAGGGGAGAGTGAGATATTAGATGAAGTTATTACAAGAAGCCGGGGTGAATTCAGACATACTTGCAGTCCTAAAATCACAAGCTCGTCCGCAACGCCAGCAAATGGCCCGAGAAGCCATCAAAGCCCGCGGCTCTCATGTAATAGCCCTCGTCTGAGTGAGCTGAAAGGAGAGAGAAGCCCTCGGGCGAGTGGAAATGGATCACACAGTCCAAGGACTGGGGAGCTGAAACCATCTAATCTGGGGAAAAGTCCTCTTAACCGAGGATCGAATTAG